One window of Ziziphus jujuba cultivar Dongzao chromosome 5, ASM3175591v1 genomic DNA carries:
- the LOC107420360 gene encoding aspartate aminotransferase P2, mitochondrial isoform X2 codes for MASTMLSLASATPSASLSMQESHKEKVKLWSSGLSFNKEKINPFSNTKSFGRISMVAAVNVSRFEGITMAPPDPILGVSEAFKADNDERKLNLGVGAYRTEELHPYVLNVVKKAENLMLERGENKEYLPIEGLAAFNKVTAELLFGADSPIIQQQRVATVQGLSGTGSLRLAAALIERYLPGAKVLISSPTWGNHKNIFNDARVPWSEYRYYDPKTVGLDFEGMIADIKAAPEGSFVLLHGCAHNPTGIDPTPEQWEKIADVIQEKNHIPFFDVAYQGFASGSLDADAASVRLFAARGLELLVAQSYSKNLGLYAERIGAINVVCSSSDTAARVKSQLKRIARPMYSNPPIHGARIVANVVGDPALFNEWKAEMELMAGRIKNVRQKLYDSLSAKDKSGKDWSFILKQIGMFSFTGLSKAQSDNMTNKWHVYMTKDGRISLAGLSLAKCEYLADAIVDSFHNVS; via the exons ATGGCTTCGACCATGTTGTCTTTAGCTTCTGCAACTCCATCAGCTTCACTGTCTATGCAGGAATCTCACAAG GAAAAAGTGAAGCTTTGGAGTTCAGGTTTGAGCTTCAACAAGGAGAAAATTAATCCTTTCTCTAATACAAAG TCATTTGGTCGGATATCAATGGTTGCAGCGGTCAACGTTTCCAGATTTGAGGGCATAACGATGGCCCCACCCGATCCAATTCTTGGAGTTTCCGAAGCATTCAAAGCAGACAATGATGAAAGGAAGCTGAATCTTGGAGTTGGGGCCTATCGGACGGAGGAGCTTCACCCTTACGTGCTCAATGTTGTTAAGAAG GCGGAGAATCTTATGCTTGAAAGAGGGGAAAACAAAGAG TACCTCCCAATAGAAGGTCTGGCAGCATTCAATAAGGTGACAGCTGAGTTATTGTTCGGAGCAGACAGCCCCATAATACAACAACAAAGA GTTGCAACCGTTCAAGGCCTTTCAGGAACTGGTTCTCTCCGTCTAGCTGCAGCTCTTATAGAAAGATATTTGCCAGGGGCAAAGGTTCTGATATCATCTCCAACATGGG GTAATCACAAGAATATTTTCAATGATGCTAGAGTTCCATGGTCTGAATATCGATACTATGATCCTAAAACAGTGGGTTTGGATTTTGAGGGGATGATAGCTGACATAAAG GCAGCCCCTGAAGGGTCCTTTGTGCTGCTTCATGGCTGTGCTCACAACCCAACTGGTATAGATCCAACACCCGAACAATGGGAAAAAATTGCTGATGTCATCCAAGAGAAAAACCATATTCCATTTTTTGATGTTGCATACCAG GGATTTGCTAGTGGAAGCCTTGATGCAGATGCAGCATCAGTGAGATTGTTTGCTGCACGAGGTTTGGAGCTTCTGGTTGCACAGTCATACAGTAAGAATTTGGGTCTTTATGCAGAAAGGATAGGGGCAATCAATGTTGTGTGCTCGTCATCAGATACAGCAGCAAG AGTAAAAAGCCAACTGAAGAGGATTGCTCGACCTATGTACTCAAATCCTCCTATTCATGGGGCTAGGATAGTTGCTAATGTTGTTGGGGATCCAGCTCTCTTTAATGAATGGAAAGCGGAGATGGAATTGATGGCTGGAAGAATAAAGAATGTGAGGCAGAAGCTATATGATAGCCTGTCAGCAAAAGACAAGAGCGGAAAGGATTGGTCATTTATACTTAAGCAGATAGGCATGTTTTCATTCACAGGCTTGAGCAAAGCTCAG AGTGACAACATGACAAATAAGTGGCATGTATACATGACAAAGGATGGAAGGATATCGTTGGCTGGACTGTCATTGGCGAAATGCGAATACCTTGCAGATGCCATCGTTGATTCATTCCATAACGTCAGTTGA
- the LOC107420360 gene encoding aspartate aminotransferase P2, mitochondrial isoform X1, with protein MASTMLSLASATPSASLSMQESHKEKVKLWSSGLSFNKEKINPFSNTKQSFGRISMVAAVNVSRFEGITMAPPDPILGVSEAFKADNDERKLNLGVGAYRTEELHPYVLNVVKKAENLMLERGENKEYLPIEGLAAFNKVTAELLFGADSPIIQQQRVATVQGLSGTGSLRLAAALIERYLPGAKVLISSPTWGNHKNIFNDARVPWSEYRYYDPKTVGLDFEGMIADIKAAPEGSFVLLHGCAHNPTGIDPTPEQWEKIADVIQEKNHIPFFDVAYQGFASGSLDADAASVRLFAARGLELLVAQSYSKNLGLYAERIGAINVVCSSSDTAARVKSQLKRIARPMYSNPPIHGARIVANVVGDPALFNEWKAEMELMAGRIKNVRQKLYDSLSAKDKSGKDWSFILKQIGMFSFTGLSKAQSDNMTNKWHVYMTKDGRISLAGLSLAKCEYLADAIVDSFHNVS; from the exons ATGGCTTCGACCATGTTGTCTTTAGCTTCTGCAACTCCATCAGCTTCACTGTCTATGCAGGAATCTCACAAG GAAAAAGTGAAGCTTTGGAGTTCAGGTTTGAGCTTCAACAAGGAGAAAATTAATCCTTTCTCTAATACAAAG CAGTCATTTGGTCGGATATCAATGGTTGCAGCGGTCAACGTTTCCAGATTTGAGGGCATAACGATGGCCCCACCCGATCCAATTCTTGGAGTTTCCGAAGCATTCAAAGCAGACAATGATGAAAGGAAGCTGAATCTTGGAGTTGGGGCCTATCGGACGGAGGAGCTTCACCCTTACGTGCTCAATGTTGTTAAGAAG GCGGAGAATCTTATGCTTGAAAGAGGGGAAAACAAAGAG TACCTCCCAATAGAAGGTCTGGCAGCATTCAATAAGGTGACAGCTGAGTTATTGTTCGGAGCAGACAGCCCCATAATACAACAACAAAGA GTTGCAACCGTTCAAGGCCTTTCAGGAACTGGTTCTCTCCGTCTAGCTGCAGCTCTTATAGAAAGATATTTGCCAGGGGCAAAGGTTCTGATATCATCTCCAACATGGG GTAATCACAAGAATATTTTCAATGATGCTAGAGTTCCATGGTCTGAATATCGATACTATGATCCTAAAACAGTGGGTTTGGATTTTGAGGGGATGATAGCTGACATAAAG GCAGCCCCTGAAGGGTCCTTTGTGCTGCTTCATGGCTGTGCTCACAACCCAACTGGTATAGATCCAACACCCGAACAATGGGAAAAAATTGCTGATGTCATCCAAGAGAAAAACCATATTCCATTTTTTGATGTTGCATACCAG GGATTTGCTAGTGGAAGCCTTGATGCAGATGCAGCATCAGTGAGATTGTTTGCTGCACGAGGTTTGGAGCTTCTGGTTGCACAGTCATACAGTAAGAATTTGGGTCTTTATGCAGAAAGGATAGGGGCAATCAATGTTGTGTGCTCGTCATCAGATACAGCAGCAAG AGTAAAAAGCCAACTGAAGAGGATTGCTCGACCTATGTACTCAAATCCTCCTATTCATGGGGCTAGGATAGTTGCTAATGTTGTTGGGGATCCAGCTCTCTTTAATGAATGGAAAGCGGAGATGGAATTGATGGCTGGAAGAATAAAGAATGTGAGGCAGAAGCTATATGATAGCCTGTCAGCAAAAGACAAGAGCGGAAAGGATTGGTCATTTATACTTAAGCAGATAGGCATGTTTTCATTCACAGGCTTGAGCAAAGCTCAG AGTGACAACATGACAAATAAGTGGCATGTATACATGACAAAGGATGGAAGGATATCGTTGGCTGGACTGTCATTGGCGAAATGCGAATACCTTGCAGATGCCATCGTTGATTCATTCCATAACGTCAGTTGA
- the LOC107420351 gene encoding uncharacterized protein LOC107420351 isoform X2 has product MDSNPRKPLFCLKFPWDIHQNPGSSNANPCTLEVPWLFKSLQSLGSVAFNFMNSISRSTYPMTNAFKPFQFDAGTRKGDVLKSKKILNSEEQGEAEHRAFASALASGKEATVIEFYSPKCQLCNSLVNFVSEVEGRNSEWLNIVMADAENDKWLPELLHYDIRYVPCFVLLDKNGRALAKTGIPSSRLHVIAGISHLLKMKRRS; this is encoded by the exons ATGGATTCAAATCCAAGAAAACCTTTGTTTTGCCTCAAATTTCCATGGGACATCCACCAAAATCCTGGAAGTTCTAATGCCAATCCCTGCACTTTAGAGGTGCCTTGGCTATTCAAATCCTTACAGAGTCTAGGATCTGTTGCTTTTAATTTCATGAACTCAATTTCAAGATCCACATATCCAATGACGAATGCCTTTAAACCCTTTCAATTTGATGCTGGAACAAGAAAAGGTGATGTTTTAAAGTCAAAGAAAATCTTGAATTCTGAAGAGCAAGGAGAGGCAGAGCATAGAGCATTTGCCTCGGCACTAGCAAGTGGAAAAGAGGCTACAGTGATTGAATTCTACTCACCCAAATGCCAGTTGTGCAATTCTTTGGTTAATTTTGTTTCAGAGGTAGAAGGTAGAAATTCAGAATGGCTTAACATTGTTATGGCAGATGCAGAGAACGATAAGTGGTTGCCTGAG CTTCTCCATTATGACATTAGATATGTGCCTTGTTTTGTACTGCTGGACAAGAATGGGAGGGCACTAGCAAAGACAGGAATACCAAGCAGTCGGTTACATGTAATAGCAGGTATCTCTCATCTCCTTAAAATGAAACGTCGCAGTTAG
- the LOC107420351 gene encoding uncharacterized protein LOC107420351 isoform X1: MDSNPRKPLFCLKFPWDIHQNPGSSNANPCTLEVPWLFKSLQSLGSVAFNFMNSISRSTYPMTNAFKPFQFDAGTRKGDVLKSKKILNSEEQGEAEHRAFASALASGKEATVIEFYSPKCQLCNSLVNFVSEVEGRNSEWLNIVMADAENDKWLPELLHYDIRYVPCFVLLDKNGRALAKTGIPSSRLHVIAASKSINDATILCEKKWIRMVREKNTKHQQIAMISRYGKRFQHNIR, from the exons ATGGATTCAAATCCAAGAAAACCTTTGTTTTGCCTCAAATTTCCATGGGACATCCACCAAAATCCTGGAAGTTCTAATGCCAATCCCTGCACTTTAGAGGTGCCTTGGCTATTCAAATCCTTACAGAGTCTAGGATCTGTTGCTTTTAATTTCATGAACTCAATTTCAAGATCCACATATCCAATGACGAATGCCTTTAAACCCTTTCAATTTGATGCTGGAACAAGAAAAGGTGATGTTTTAAAGTCAAAGAAAATCTTGAATTCTGAAGAGCAAGGAGAGGCAGAGCATAGAGCATTTGCCTCGGCACTAGCAAGTGGAAAAGAGGCTACAGTGATTGAATTCTACTCACCCAAATGCCAGTTGTGCAATTCTTTGGTTAATTTTGTTTCAGAGGTAGAAGGTAGAAATTCAGAATGGCTTAACATTGTTATGGCAGATGCAGAGAACGATAAGTGGTTGCCTGAG CTTCTCCATTATGACATTAGATATGTGCCTTGTTTTGTACTGCTGGACAAGAATGGGAGGGCACTAGCAAAGACAGGAATACCAAGCAGTCGGTTACATGTAATAGCAG catccaaatccatcaatgacgCAACTATTCTCTGCGAAAAGAAATGGATCAGGATGGTGAGAGAAAAAAACACCAAGCACCAACAAATAGCAATGATTTCCCGCTATGGAAAAAGATTTCAACATAACATCAGGTAG